DNA sequence from the Paenibacillus azoreducens genome:
GCATGCAGGATCCGGCGGAGCAGGATGGGCATTCAGAAACTATGAAAAGTGAAGGGGAAATATTGCACAAGGACGGCAAAGCGGAAGAGAAGGAAGACAAACCGCGCCGGCTTGAGGTGGGAGACGCGGTATTTGTCACCTCGCTTCAGCGCGTAGGAATTATTTATCAGGAGGTGGACGCCAAGGGGATGATCGGCGTGATGGTTCAGAAGCAGAAGCTGAAGATCAACCATAAACGAGTTAAGCTGTATATCGAAAAAGGCAATCTTTATCCGGAAGATTATGATTTCGATATTGTTTTTGACAGCAAGGAGAACCGTAAAAAGCATAAGCTGATGCAGCGCAAGCATGTGGAGGGATTGAACATCATCCGCAAACCGGAGGATCAATAGAAAAAGAAGTAAATGGAAAAACCCCGCTTTCTGAGGCTAACAGAAGGCGGGGTTTTGGTATGAATTTACAATAAATTACAGTGATTTGCTGATAATCGCAGCGAACTGCTCCAAAAATTGCCGCTCCTCATGATCGAAGCGTCCTTTCAGCGGACTGTCGATGTCGAGCACGCCAAACAGCTCCCCATTTTTGATGAGCGGAACCACGATTTCGCTGTTGGATGCCGCATCACAGGCAATATGTCCCGGAAATTCATGCACATCATCCACAACGATCGTTCTGCGCTCGCCGGCTGCCGTTCCGCATACGCCGCGGTTTAGCGGAATGCGGATGCAGGCGGGAAGCCCTTGAAAAGGGCCAAGCACAAGCTCTTGTCCGTCGTAAAGATAGAAGCCAACCCAATTGATATCCGGCAAAAAGCTGTTGAGCAGCGCCGAAGCATTGGCCAAATTGGCGATGGAGCTGGGTTCATCATGGATGAGCGCTTTCAGTTGTTCCAGAACGGCTACGAACTGCTCGCTCCGGTTTCCTTCATAAGGAAGTGCTTGAAACATCATACTCCACCCTTTCATTTTTACCGATGGTTAATAATTTTAGATAGTATACAGGAATGACTTCCGAGTCAAGAAAAAGATGTGTTTTTTTTTATATGTAGATATAAATACATCATGTAACAGGGGATGGAAAAATCCCATCCTTGTTAATAAAACAACAACCCCTGGGATAAATACCCAGGGGTTGTTTCTCAAGCATTGGGGGCTTCCGTCAGCGGCAGGCCGACACAATCATTTTCTTCCGGCCATTTACGCTCCAAGGCGGGTTCCGGGGCTTCCGACGGGCCGACGCAGCCGGAAAGAACCTCCCTGACAAACTCCTGTACCGATTTTTTATACAAAAGGGGGTCAGCGTCGAGCGCAAAACCGTGCGTGGCGCCCTCGACCAGCAGCAGCCGCTTGGGACCGGTTGCGGCCGCAAACAATTCCTCGCTCATTTCGGGCGGAATGTAATGGTCTTTGGTTCCGTGTATAAACATGAGCGGAATGCTGCTTTTTTGTACGGACCGGAGCGGGCTGACCTGACTTAGAGTAAAGCCGATCCTTCGGCGCAGTCTTTTATCGACCAACGGAAGAAACAGGGCCGCCGGGATATGATTTAGCTTCTGTATCTGGTGATGCATCAGGCGGGTCAGGTCCGAATAAGGACAGTCGGCGATGACGAACTTGACTTCCGGGCCCGATAGCGGCAAATATTCCAGTACCGTGCTTCCGCCAAGGGAAACGCCGTGCAGGCCAATCATAAGATTGCCGCCATAATTGTCTTTAAGGTATTGGATCCACGCTGCGACGTCATGCTTTTCGTGATAGCCGTATGTCGTATATTTGCCCTCGCTTTTTCCGTGACGGCGCTGGTCAATGAGCAGCAGGTTAAACCCTTCCTCGCGGAATATTTCCATAAATGGGATGGACGCAGGCAGGGAAGTCGTATATCCATGCACGAGAATCACCCATTTTGGCGAATCATGCCGGGCTTTGACTACGACTCCGCTTAACCGGAGACCGTCATGGCTTTGAATCTGGACATCCTCTTTGGGCAATGGATCAAAAAAATCCCGCAGCCGGGCGCCGGCGCGCTCCAACGCTTCGAAGGTTTGCTGATGGCTCAGCGCTTTCATCTGGGTCATTTGTACGAATGCGTATTGGGTAATGCATGCGGCCGCAAGCGCGGCAAAAGCTGCAATGAGAGCGGCAATCCACCATTCCATATCATTTATCCCCCTTGCCGGAAACGAAATCAGTAGGGCATAGTATATGCCGAAATATCCGAATTTAACCGCCGCATCGAAGCAATGAACACAAATATGAACCCGTTTTGTAATGGATTAATGCGGGCACAAGCAAAGAGGGGCAAATTCTCTACAGAAGATCCATTTTAGAAAATTGAATCCGGGGGAAACTTCATCTCACGAAGCTGAAAGCTTTTTGAAAAAATTGCACCGGAAGCATGTATTCTGTTCGTCTAGGTCTCTCTAACGAAACTACAGAGTGCTATTGCCGCAAAAAACAAGAGCAAATGAAATCTAACGAAACTATAGATCGTTATTAGGGATAAAATCAGGCTTGCAGGCACTTATTTAGCTTAATAGCGATACCCTGTTTCGTTAAGATTTCAAAAAGACCTTTTTGTAGCGAATAGCGCTCTCACGTTTCGTTAGAGATGAACATGATCCAAAAAGCGGCTTGCAATATATGGATCGAATCGATTTAGTTCGACTATATATTGTTCTCGGGAGCGCCTGGGATCTTTCGCACCGCGCGCAGCTCACAGCGCGCGGTGCTTCGCTGCATGACGGCAGTCGGTTGAACTACATGAATTTCGCGAAATCCTAATTTTGTATAAATTCCGAAGAATTCGTCAAAATGCGTTCGAATGCGGGCGATCTCTCTTGCTGGATATAGCCTTTCAAAGAGTAAGATGCTAGAATAAAGTAGATGAGATGTGCTTTGTTGCAAGCGATTAGGAGAAAAACCAAAAAGACCATGCCAAGGCGCCTCAAACTTTAACGTAAAGAGAGGAGAGGGTTGGCAATCCATGAAAGCAAAGAAAAAGCCGGTGAATAAAGTTGCACAGCGGCAGGCTGAACGCCAGCAGCAGGAGAAGCGCATGAAGAGGGGAATCTGGATTACGGGTGCGTGCATCGTAGTGTTGGTGGCGCTGCTGCTGTTCTTGAAGCCGGGCTCTACAACCAAGGAAAACTTTGATTACAGCTCAATGCCTGTGCTGGGCAACCCGGAAGCACCGATCAAAATCGTGGAGATGGGCGACTATAAATGTCCAAGCTGCCAGTATTTCACGCAGGGAGTTTTACCGAATCTGAAGAAGGATTTCATTGATACCGGCAAGGTCGCGCTGTATTCCATGAATTATCTGATCATCAGCCCGGAAGCGGATTCCAATACCGCCGCACTGGCTGCGATGTCCGTATTCCATCAGAATAAGGACGAGTTCTGGAAATACAACGAAGCGATATTCAAAAACCAGGGCGATGAAACCAAGGAATGGGCAACGCCTGATTTTCTGGTAAACTTGGCCCGCACCGAGAATATCAAAGTCGATTATGACAAGCTGCGCAAGGATATCGATGAAAAAACCTATCAAAAGGAAATTGACAGCCAAAACAAAACCGCGGTGGATTTGCATGTCATGAGTACGCCGACCTTGTTCATCAACGGGGAAAAAGCAGAGGATCAGGCACCGATGGACTATAACGTATTAAAGCCGATCATCGAGAAGAAGCTGGCTAAATAAAAGTAACAATGTCATTTGCCGGATCAATCCTGAAATAAGAGGAGTTTTCGCGATGGAAAGCAATCGTTTCTTGGCGTCGATCCGCCCGTATGCCCTGTACCTGGCATGGATTGTGTCCATCGTGGCTACGGGCGCAAGCTTGTACTTAAGCGAAGTCTTGCATTATCTGCCATGTAATCTTTGCTGGTTTCAGCGGATTTTTATGTATCCGCAGGTGATTCTGCTCGGAATCGCAAGCTATAAAAACGACCGCAAAATCATCCCTTATGCCGTCACGCTTAGCGTCATCGGAGGCTGCATCTCGATCTATCATTATGCGGAGCAGAAAATTCCGGCGCTGGCCAAAGCGCTTCCTTGCACCGCCGGAATTCCTTGCAATTTTGATTACCTGAACTGGTTCGGGTTTATCACGATTCCGTTGATGGCGTTGATCGCTTCTATCCTGATTATCGTCCTGCTGCTCGCCGGTCGCGAAACCAAGGAAGAAGTTCATGAGGCATAATTGGCAAATAGACACGGCGCTTGTTCCGTCTGGCCTTACGGCCGGGCTTATATGGGACAAGCGCTTTTGAACGTTTATAATCGATTTGTACAGCTTGATTTGTTCGCGACTTGAGGTGTACAGTGTATTGTGATTTTGTGCGTAAGGAGGGACAGCATGCCGTACAGTTGCGAAGGGGAGATCCCCGCGCTTGAGGGGGAGCGAGTGAAACTGCGCCGGCTCACTTCACGCGATGCGGACGAGATGTTCCGCTGTTGGTCGGATCCGGAGGTAAGACGTTATGCCGATCTTCCCGGGATGCCGGATGCGGCTTCCGCTGCCGAAATGATACGAATACTGAACAGCCTGTCACTGACCGACGACGGTTTGCGATGGGGAATTGAGGATGCGGCGGGCAAGCTGATCGGAAGCTGCGGCATAAATTGGTGGCAGCTTGAAGGGGCATACCGCGGGGAGATTGGATGCGAGCTGTCCAGCCCCCATTGGGGCTGCGGATATATGAGCGAAGCCGTGAGTTTGGTGGTCGAGTATGCTTTTGAGGAGATGGGTCTGAACCGGATTGAAGCGTTGACCGACCCGCGGAACGAACGCGCCGGGCGGCTGTTTCAAGCCCTCGGATTTATGCTGGAAGGGCGGCTGAGACAGTATCGCCATACGGACAAAGGTTTTGTGGATGCGGATATGTATGCGCTGCTGCGCCATGAATGGGAGAAATCCCGAAAGCTGCAGGCTGAGGGTAACGGACGGGAGGAATAAGATGATTGCATACCAAAAACAACAGTCGCATTTGCACCGGATTGATCCGCTCAGCAAGCTGGTGCTGCTGTTTTGCATTGCGCTGCTGGTCATGAGGCTGCATTCTTCATTGGGGCAGGTATTGCTATTGTGTACCGTTGCGTGTATGGCCAGGTGGGCTGCCGGAATGCCCTGGAAGAAGCAGGCGAAGGCGCTTGCCGTCGTGGCCGGATTTGCGGTACCGTATTTTCTTGTGACGCTGCTGACCGTCCCCGGTGGACAGGTGCTCGCGCAGTGGGGGCCGCTGCGGTTTACGCTTGAGGCTTTGGATACGGCGGGTTCGGTGACGCTGCGGATGTTTACGGTGTTTCTATCCTCATATGTATTTATGTTTACGACAGACCCGCGCGACATGGTTGTATCACTGACGCTAAGGCTGCGCATTCCTTACCGTTTCGCTTTTGGTTTGTCGATGGCGCTGACCTTTTTGCCTTTGCTTCAGGAAGAAGGGAGAAGCATTTCGGCGGCCCATCAGGTTAGAGGCCAAGGAAAGCCGGACGGAATACGGGGGAAACTGGAGTGGGGCCGGACATTTGCGGCTGCGGTGATGCATAACAGCCTTAGACGGATCCAGCAGACTGCCGGGGCTATGGAGGCCAAAGGTTTTGGCGCTTATCCGGACCGGACGTTCCTGCGGACGGCAATGCCTGTGGGGAAAGGGAGGATCATCGCCATCATGGCGGTCGCGTTAACGGCAGGGTTGTGGTGGTATACTCAGAATGTTAACCTTTGATTTATTTCTGGTTGACGGTTAATGGGGAAACATGCAAAATAACAGGGAGAGCTTCAACGGAAGATTGAGAGACGGAAGACAGATGTTGTCTTTCGCCTTCCGTTGGTTCATCCCTTTTTTAATTATATAATTTATGAGTTTTTTGGTGTCCCCGCGAGAGTATTTGGAATAAGCATCGAAGCTTAGGCTTCCCTTTGTGGGGTTATTTTGAAATCGGGTCCCCGCAAAATAAACCGAATAAGCTTCAAAAGCAACGTCCCTTTATGGGGATATTTCACTGTTTAGGAGTTGACATGAGATGGAAACCTTATCACAATCAAAGAGACGTAATCTTTCGTTCACCACGCTGGATATTGTGCTTATGGCAATGCTGGCTACAGCCAATGCTGTAATGACTTTTTATTTGACTTATATCAATAAAATGCTGAACAGTCTGGGCGGCCCTGTAGCGACATCAACCATCGTCGGGGTGTATATGGTTTACGGCCTGCTTGCCTATTATATTATCCGCAAGCCCGGCACGGCAGCCATTACCTATGGAATCGGCGGAGCCATCCAGTGTTTTGTGGGGACGACTTACGGGATCGCCTCCGCAATTGTGGCGGCGCTGTGCTACATAGTGGTGGCGGAAGCCGTGTTTGCGCTTACGCGTTATAAACGATGGGGCATGGGCATGATGATGTTTGCCGGAGGAGCGATGGTTCCTTTGTGGTTTGTGTGCGCAGCCAATATGTTTGGCTATACGGCGTGGAGCTGGCAGGTGCTTGCGGTCACGCTGGTCATGCGTCTCTTGAGCGGTATCGTTTTATGCGGTGTGTTGACCAAGATGCTCGGAGACATGCTTCAGCGGAGCGGACTTCTGCGGCGTTTTGCCATCGGAAGGAAGGAAGCGGAGCATGCCCCGACTATCCATTAAATGTACGAATCTAACTTATTATTATGATGACGAGCGGGGACCCGCGCTGCAAGGGCTGGACCTGTCCATTCCGGAAGGGGAATGGACGGCGGTCATCGGCCCGGGCGGCAGCGGCAAGTCCACGCTGTGCCAGCTGCTGAGCGGATATTTGCCGCGCAGCGGCGGAGGCAAGAGGGAAGGCGGATTGGAACTGGGCGGAATCGATCCGGCGACGGCGGAAATCGCCGAGATTGCAGAGCGGTGCGGGTTGGTCTTCCAAGACCCCGATGCGCAGCTTGTGCAAGGGACCCCGCAGGACGAGGCGGCCTTCGGCCCGGAGAACCTGCGGGTGCCGCCGCCGGAAATCGAGCGGCGGGTAGAGGAGGCGTTGGCGGCGGTGAATCTGGAGCAGCGCCGCCACTCGCCCGTGCGCGAGCTGTCCGGCGGGCAGCGCCAGCGCACGGCCATAGCCGCGGTGTTGGCGCTGCGCCCCCGCATCGTCGTATTCGACGATGCGTCGGCAAGCCTGGACCCCGCGGCGCAGGGGCAGTTCGTGCAGCTGTGCCGCAAGCTGCACGCCGAAGGCCGGACGCTGATCACCGCGTCCGGCCGGTTTGACGATGCCGCGCGCTCTGCGGAGCGCGTCATCGTCCTGGCCGGCGGCCGCGTCCTGCTGGACGGGCCGCCGCAGGAGCTGCTGCGCAAGGGCCGGGGCCTGCTTGCGCAGCTCGGGCTGCTGCCCCCATGGGAGGGGGCAGCCAAGGCCGGTCCCGGCCTCGCGGCGGGACCGGCGGTGCCGGCGGCGTCAGCGCACATGACGCCGCCCGGGGCTGCCGCCGATTCCGGCAGCCTGCTTGCGGTTGACCGGCTGAGCTTCGCCTATGCCGGCGCCCCCTTAGCGCTTCATGAGACTAGCTTCGCCATGAAGCCGGGGGAATGGGGCATTATAACCGGGGAGAACGGCTCCGGGAAAACGACGCTGACCCGTCTTTTGATGGGACTGCTGCCGGTGCCCATCGGCGCGGTTTTCTGGCAGGGCCAGGATATGGCCGGATGGAGGGTTAGGCAGCGCGCCGCTAAGATCGGGTATGTTTTTCAGCAGCCGGAGCATCAGTTTGTTGCCCATACGGTGTGGGATGAGCTGATATACGGACTCGGCCGGAAAAAGGGGCGGGGCAGGGAACTGGATTCCAGCGAGCGCGAAAGGGCCGAAAGCCTGCTCCTAATGGCGGGCCTCGAAGGCCGGCGCGGTGCATCCCCTTATTTGCTCAGCCAGGGAGAGAAGAAGCTGCTCAGCATCATCGCCCAGTTTGTACATCCGAAGTCATTATACATTCTGGATGAACCGACGTCTGGCATCGATTATGGGGCGGCGGACAAAATTCTTCGGCTTTGCAGGGAACAGGCGGCTTGCGGCGCTGCCGTGCTCATGATCACGCATGATCCCGCACTCGTAGAAGGAGAAGCTTCATTTATGCTGAAGCTGTACAGGCATAAACCTGCCGAATACCGGAGACTTGCTTCCGTGTAATTTTATAAGTTGAACTAAAGAAAAGCCAGGGAATAGGCAAAGAGGGTTGAAAATTTATTGACGCGATGTTGACGGCACAAAGGACGCATTGCGGTGTCGCACAACACTCTAAAGAACGCATTGCAGTGCCGCACAACACTCGAAAGAACGTATTGCAGTGTCACACAACACTATATAGGACGCATTGCAGTGTCACACAACACTATATAGGACGCATTGCAGTGTCACACAACACTATATAGGACGCATTGCAGTGTTGCACAACACTCTAACGGACACAGCAGCCGCTATTGTTGGCAATTTCGACCATTATGGTTTCTAACGGACACAGATGCTGCTATTTAGTGGAAAAGCCTGCTTTCGATGTGTTTTTGGGCATTTAAGCGCTGTGGTGTCCGTTAAAATTTAAAAACGGCTGTTTTTAGCCATTTAGCGGTCGTGGTGTCCGTTAGAATCATAAGCGTATGCTTTGTGAGCGGATTTCGACCATGAATGGATACTTCATAGAAATCTGGGAACAACAGCGATCGAAAGAACATTTCACCTGGCTGCCTCCATCTGTACCATCATTGGTGCAACTCATTTAGAATCATAAGCGTATGCTTTGTGAGCGGACTTCGACCATGGATGGATACTTCATAGAAATCTGGGAACAACAGCGATCGAAAGAACATTTCACCTGGCTGCCTCCATCTGTACCATCATTGGTGCAATTCATTTAGAATCATAAGCGTATGCTTTGTGAGCGGATTTCGACCATGAATGGATACTTCATAGAAATCTGGGAACAACAGCGATCGAAAGAACATTTCACTGGCTGCCTCCATCTGTACCATCATTGGTTCAACTCATTTAGAATCGTAGGAGTATGCTTTGTGAGCGGATTTCGACCATGAATGGATACTTCATAGAAATCTGGGAACAACAGCGATCGAAAGAACATTTCACTGGCTGCCTCCATCTGTACCATCATTGGTTCAACTCATTTAGAATCGTAGGAGTATGCTTTGTGAGCGGATTTCGACCATGAATGGATACTTCATAGAAATCTGGGAACAACAGCGATCAAAAAGAACATTTCACCCGATTTCCTTCATCCCTGCATAATCAATGGTTCAACTTATATAGAGCCCGGGCTTGAAAGGCCGCTGCATGATGGCAGCAAGGCCGCTTTCTACCTCCTGGGGGTATATGTTTCGTTATATGACCTTCCTATTTCGTCATCTGGAAAGGAATCCGAATAGCTGTGAATTCTGGTGTTCAACAATCACAACGTAAATTTATTCTGATCGGAATTTTGGTGTCGACTTTTCTGTCGGCGATTGAAGGAACGGTGACCGGGCCTGCCGGTCCGGCCATCATCAGCAGTTTTGGCGGCATGAAGCTGCTAAGCTGGATTTTTACGGCCTTTTTGCTGACCATGGCCGTCTCGACTCCGATTTTTGGCAAAGTGAGCGACTTGTATGGCCGCAAGCCTGTATTTCAAATCGGTTCGGCCCTGTTTCTAATCGGTTCGCTGCTCTGCAGCTTTTCGCAAAGCATGGAACAGCTTATTATATTCCGCGCCATTCAGGGGATAGGCGCCGGAGCCATCGTTCCGGTGACCTTCACCATTATCGGCGATGTATACCGGATCGAGGAACGCGCCAAAATTCAAGGCATGATCAGTTCGGTGTGGGGGATTTCCTCGCTGATCGGACCGCTCGTGGGCGGTTATTTTGTGGATTATTTGAACTGGCGCTGGATTTTTGGTTTTAACGTTCCGTTTGGCCTCGTATCCATGTGGCTGATCGCCCGTTATTTGCACGAAAACCGGGATCAGCGGGAGAAGACGCAAGTCGATGTGGCCGGTGCAGGGACTTTTACTCTGGGGATGACGGCTCTGCTGTTTGCCCTGGCCACCGGCGGCCAATATTTCAGCTGGAGTTCGCCGCTTTTGCTTGGCTGCTTCATTCTGGCGGCTGTTTGTCTCAGCGCCTTTATCTTTATCGAAAACCGTGCAGCCGAGCCGATGCTGCCTTTAAAGCTGTTCCGGATCCGCGATATTTCGGTATCCACGGTAGCCAGCTTTTTGACCAGCGCGCTGCTGATCGGTTTAACTACCTATACGCCGCTTTGGATTCAAGGGGTCATGGGTAAAAACGCCACGATGTCCGGCTTGACGATGGCGCCGATGTCGATCGGCTGGCTGTTTGGCTCCGTCCTTGGCAGCCGGCTTATCCTGACGGCCGGCTCGCGCAAGACAAGCGCCGTCGGTCTCGTTGGCATCGTGCTTGGCGCCCTTGGACTCGCATTTATTACGGGTTCGACGCCGCATTATGTTTTGCTGATTTACACGTTTATCTATGGATTGGGTTTTGGCTATTCGACCACAGTCTTTACGATCATCGCCCAGTCCTCCGTCGGTTATTCGCTCAGGGGTGCTTCCACTGCGCTAAATACCTTCGTGCGTTCCTTGGGGCAGACGGTTGGCGTTGCTGTATTGGGATCTTGGATCAATCTCAGCATCGCAAGCCGGATTGCCCGTCAGCCGGGGCTTGAACACGTCAAACAGGACGAAATTAACCAGCTCCTGTCTCCGGAAGGAAGCAAAAACATGCCGGGAGAGCTGTGGAACCAGCTGAAGCATATTCTGGAGGGGAGCCTTCATTCGCTGTACGTGATTATGGCGGTAATTGCGGTGGTCAGCTTGATTTCCGTGTTGGCGCTGCGGAATACAGTGCCTTCACCGGATGAAGATGCCGAATCGGAAAAAGCTTGAGAAGCCGACTTCCGGCATCATAAATACAACAAAAGGGCACCCGGGATCATGAATCCCAAAGGGGTGCCCTTTTGATTTCGAATATTATCCTAGCCATGACGATCATGTTATTTGCGCAGTGAAGGTGTCAGCCGTTCTGCCTGCATGCCCAGTTTTTTCAGCAAGCCGATCAGCTCAAACTTTTCATCATCGTTTAATCCGCTGAAAGCATGATGAATCCGTTCTGTATATTTTGGATATAAATCGCTCATCAATGCTTCGCCTTCCGGCGTCAGTTCCGCATAAATCACGCGCCGGTCGTTCGGACAAGGTCTGCGGTGGATGAATCCGCGTTCCTCCAGTTTGTCAATCACATAAGTGACGTTGCCGCTTTGCAAAAGAAGCTTGGAGCCGATTTGTTGTATAGGCTGCGAGCCTTTGTAGTATAGCACTTCCATAACGGCAAAAGCTGTCGGATTAAAACCTTCGATTTTGCTGCTGATGACGGCGTGTTCGTTTATGCTTTTAAAGCTTTTTGCGAACACCCGATACAGGTGCAGAGATAACTGGGCATCACGTTCGTGTGCTTGAATCATGATTATTCCCGCCTTTATATGGTCATTTAGGCACCATCAAAAAAACAATACCACTCGATTTGCCGAAAGTAGTGCAAAAACGGGCATTTTCCGTGCAAATCTGATTCGCTATTTTTTTGTTCGCGCCTTACTGCCGCATTCCTGGAAGAATACCGGACTTATGCAGTATGGATTGTAGGATATGGATGAGACCTGCAAGCGCTTAGATCGACCGCCGCCCGCCGTATTTGTATCATCCACATTTTGTATTCTTATCATAGCGCTTGGCCCAAATGAAAAACATGTGATTTGTCACATTTGAAACATTCAAATTTGTAGTAATTTTTTCATGCTGCTTTTTGCCTATATGGGCCGTCCCGCGTGGGGAGAACGGGATCTTTGCGGCTAAATTGAAAGCGGTACCGTCGATAGATGGCGGGCTGGTCAAAACAGAGCGTATACAAGTGATCCGGACATTGCACTTTACCGCGAAATAAAGAGTATTGTAAAGTTTATAATGCAGGTTCTTCCTTCCGGTTGTATTCCCCGGTTGTGCCAGGGGGTTGAGGATGGAACAGTTCATACTTTAACAAGGGGTTGTTGATATGGAAACAGGAAGCGCCGAAACCGCGCTGTTGAGCGTATATATTGAAGAAGCCGGATACGAGGAAAAACATCCGCGCATCCGCGAGATAGCTTTTCAAGTCGAGCCCGGTGAGCTGCTCGGATTAATTGGCCCGAACGGGGCCGGCAAAAGCACAACCATCAAAACGCTGCTTGGTCTTTTGAAGCATGCCAAAACTCAGGTTCATTTCGGCGGGAAATCGGGACGGTACGCATACATACCGGAGCAGCCGGTTTATCATGACGATTTGACGCTGTGGGAGCATATGGATTTGGCGGCAGCCGTGTACGGTTTGGAATATGGAACCTTTACTGCGGAGGCGAATAGACTTCTTCGGCAGTTTGGGATGGAAGAGGTCAAGAATGATCTTCCCGGCGGGTTTTCCAAAGGGATGAAACAGAAAATGATGCTGATGCTGGGGTTCTTGAGCGGACCGGATGTTTATATCGTGGACGAGCCTTTTATCGGCCTAGACCCGCGTGCAACCAAAGATTTTTTAAAGCTGCTCGACGAGGAGCGCAGCCGTGGGGCAGCCGTGCTGATGTCCACACATGTGCTTGATACGGCGGAGAAAATTTGCGATCGGTTCATCATGATTTCCGGGGGGAGAATGGTGGCGGAAGGAAGCCTGGCGGATATCCGTGCAAAAGCGGGGCTGGCTGAGGCTTCGCTGTTTGATTGCTTCGATGTGCTCGCTTGAGCGTATGATTAGCGCATTTATTTCAATTATGGAGTAAGGAAGGATAAGGTCATGGCAGGCAATGATAAAGATTATTTGTTTGAAGGTCCGGGAAGTCTGTTCCGGCGGCGGTTATGGAGCTATTTCAAAGAAACGGCAGCCATCCTGCGTTCCGTAGCGGACGACTGGACGGTGTTCGTATATATCCTGATCCCGGGGCTTCTGCTCGGAGGACGATTGTATTACGGGTTATGGAAAGAACCGCTTCCGGACTTAGCAAGCAGGATTCCTTTTGCTGCGATACCCTTGCTGCTCTTGGCGGTTGCCTCTGCAGGAGGCGTTATCCTGCTGATCCGGGAAGCGGATGTATTGTTTCTCGTTCAACGCAAAAGATGGGTTAGGGGGATTATGCTTCGGGGCGGCTTGTACAGTATGGCCGCAGCGGCTTTGAAAACCTCGTTCGTTTTTCTGATCTTGCTGCCTTTTCTCATCAGGCAGTTCCACGAAAGCGGCAGGTTTGCAGGCAGCATGCTGGCATTTACCATCGCTTTTGAATGGGTTCAAATGTGGCTGAAGCATCTTGTTAAGGTGCAAACAAGCGGATGGCGGAGATGGCTGCTCTACATTCCGTTCGCCATCATGCCCGCTTCCTTGTATCTGGCCTTTATGCTTGTTTTTAAATCGAGGCCAGTAGTTTTGCTCATCGGTACGCTGGTGCTAGCAGTATTTGTTGTGGTCCTGCTTCGAATGCGGCTGCGGCTCCGCGGAACCTTTATGAACGACGCCCAGGAGGATTTGGCGCGAAGAACCCGTTTGACGGCGATTGTACTCAGCCAAACCATAGACAAACCGCGGCGCGTCCGTAGGAAAACCTGGATTTTCCGCCGTTCCCGCCCGCTTTTCCGTTCGGTTCAGCCATCCAAGCGAATCGCGGGAACGATGATTAAAGCGCTGCTGCGCCATCCGGGACAGCGGTCGCTGTATTTGCGGTTTGCGGTGGTGAGCCTGCCGGTATTTTTCCTGCCCATGCCTTCAAGCGTCCGGGTTGTCGTGTATGCCGCGCTGCATTTGCTGCTTGTATA
Encoded proteins:
- a CDS encoding GAF domain-containing protein, producing MFQALPYEGNRSEQFVAVLEQLKALIHDEPSSIANLANASALLNSFLPDINWVGFYLYDGQELVLGPFQGLPACIRIPLNRGVCGTAAGERRTIVVDDVHEFPGHIACDAASNSEIVVPLIKNGELFGVLDIDSPLKGRFDHEERQFLEQFAAIISKSL
- a CDS encoding alpha/beta hydrolase, which translates into the protein MEWWIAALIAAFAALAAACITQYAFVQMTQMKALSHQQTFEALERAGARLRDFFDPLPKEDVQIQSHDGLRLSGVVVKARHDSPKWVILVHGYTTSLPASIPFMEIFREEGFNLLLIDQRRHGKSEGKYTTYGYHEKHDVAAWIQYLKDNYGGNLMIGLHGVSLGGSTVLEYLPLSGPEVKFVIADCPYSDLTRLMHHQIQKLNHIPAALFLPLVDKRLRRRIGFTLSQVSPLRSVQKSSIPLMFIHGTKDHYIPPEMSEELFAAATGPKRLLLVEGATHGFALDADPLLYKKSVQEFVREVLSGCVGPSEAPEPALERKWPEENDCVGLPLTEAPNA
- a CDS encoding DsbA family protein, whose amino-acid sequence is MKAKKKPVNKVAQRQAERQQQEKRMKRGIWITGACIVVLVALLLFLKPGSTTKENFDYSSMPVLGNPEAPIKIVEMGDYKCPSCQYFTQGVLPNLKKDFIDTGKVALYSMNYLIISPEADSNTAALAAMSVFHQNKDEFWKYNEAIFKNQGDETKEWATPDFLVNLARTENIKVDYDKLRKDIDEKTYQKEIDSQNKTAVDLHVMSTPTLFINGEKAEDQAPMDYNVLKPIIEKKLAK
- a CDS encoding disulfide oxidoreductase; the encoded protein is MESNRFLASIRPYALYLAWIVSIVATGASLYLSEVLHYLPCNLCWFQRIFMYPQVILLGIASYKNDRKIIPYAVTLSVIGGCISIYHYAEQKIPALAKALPCTAGIPCNFDYLNWFGFITIPLMALIASILIIVLLLAGRETKEEVHEA
- a CDS encoding GNAT family N-acetyltransferase yields the protein MPYSCEGEIPALEGERVKLRRLTSRDADEMFRCWSDPEVRRYADLPGMPDAASAAEMIRILNSLSLTDDGLRWGIEDAAGKLIGSCGINWWQLEGAYRGEIGCELSSPHWGCGYMSEAVSLVVEYAFEEMGLNRIEALTDPRNERAGRLFQALGFMLEGRLRQYRHTDKGFVDADMYALLRHEWEKSRKLQAEGNGREE
- a CDS encoding energy-coupling factor transporter transmembrane component T family protein; translation: MIAYQKQQSHLHRIDPLSKLVLLFCIALLVMRLHSSLGQVLLLCTVACMARWAAGMPWKKQAKALAVVAGFAVPYFLVTLLTVPGGQVLAQWGPLRFTLEALDTAGSVTLRMFTVFLSSYVFMFTTDPRDMVVSLTLRLRIPYRFAFGLSMALTFLPLLQEEGRSISAAHQVRGQGKPDGIRGKLEWGRTFAAAVMHNSLRRIQQTAGAMEAKGFGAYPDRTFLRTAMPVGKGRIIAIMAVALTAGLWWYTQNVNL
- a CDS encoding ECF transporter S component, producing METLSQSKRRNLSFTTLDIVLMAMLATANAVMTFYLTYINKMLNSLGGPVATSTIVGVYMVYGLLAYYIIRKPGTAAITYGIGGAIQCFVGTTYGIASAIVAALCYIVVAEAVFALTRYKRWGMGMMMFAGGAMVPLWFVCAANMFGYTAWSWQVLAVTLVMRLLSGIVLCGVLTKMLGDMLQRSGLLRRFAIGRKEAEHAPTIH